From a single Wolbachia endosymbiont of Oedothorax gibbosus genomic region:
- the miaB gene encoding tRNA (N6-isopentenyl adenosine(37)-C2)-methylthiotransferase MiaB codes for MKGLYIKTYGCQMNVYDSVLMENIIKPLGFNVVSDAGKADLVILNTCHIREKAAEKLYSELGKIHSLRKEMTIVVAGCVAQAEGEEVFRRAPFVDIVVGPQSIATLPELIVKASRSKGHVINTDFPEVAKFDKLPDECYGNSQGSSAFLAIQEGCDKFCTFCVVPYTRGAEYSRPVNEIFREALKLVANGANEINLLGQNVNAYHGECEGEVWDLGKLISHIAKIEKLERIRYTTSHPRDMHESLYLAHAEEPKLMPFVHLPVQSGSNKILRAMNRKHTAEEYLEIIDRFRKLKPEIEFSSDFIVGFPGETEKDFEETMKLVEKVKYAQAYSFKYSPRPGTPGAERKDQVPEEVKTERLLRLQKLISKQQLEFNQSMVGKTIPVLFSDKKGKHQNQIIGKSPYMQSVCIDDPDGKYRDKIVNVKVLEARQNSLLGCGL; via the coding sequence ATGAAAGGCCTATATATTAAAACTTACGGCTGTCAGATGAACGTTTATGACTCCGTTTTAATGGAAAATATAATTAAACCTTTGGGGTTCAACGTTGTTAGTGATGCAGGGAAAGCCGATTTAGTGATACTGAATACTTGTCACATTAGAGAGAAGGCAGCAGAAAAACTTTACTCAGAGCTTGGGAAGATTCATTCGTTACGAAAAGAAATGACTATAGTGGTGGCTGGGTGTGTAGCGCAAGCAGAGGGAGAAGAAGTGTTCAGAAGGGCTCCTTTTGTTGATATTGTTGTTGGTCCGCAGAGTATCGCTACCTTACCGGAGCTGATAGTCAAAGCAAGCAGAAGTAAAGGTCATGTAATAAACACTGATTTTCCTGAAGTTGCAAAGTTTGATAAATTGCCAGATGAATGCTATGGCAATAGCCAGGGGTCTTCTGCGTTTCTTGCCATACAAGAGGGTTGTGATAAATTTTGTACGTTTTGTGTAGTGCCCTATACTCGTGGAGCTGAGTATTCACGGCCAGTGAATGAAATATTTCGTGAAGCATTGAAATTAGTTGCAAATGGGGCAAATGAGATCAATTTGCTTGGTCAGAACGTCAATGCTTACCATGGGGAGTGCGAAGGGGAAGTGTGGGATTTAGGAAAATTAATTAGTCATATTGCTAAAATTGAAAAGCTAGAGAGGATTCGTTATACAACTTCTCATCCAAGAGATATGCATGAATCTCTCTACTTGGCACATGCGGAAGAGCCAAAACTCATGCCGTTTGTTCACCTGCCTGTGCAGTCAGGTTCGAATAAAATATTGCGCGCGATGAATAGGAAGCACACTGCAGAGGAGTATTTGGAAATAATAGACAGATTTCGCAAATTGAAACCTGAAATCGAATTTTCTTCTGATTTTATCGTTGGTTTTCCTGGAGAAACCGAAAAAGACTTTGAAGAAACTATGAAATTAGTAGAAAAAGTAAAATACGCTCAGGCTTATAGTTTTAAATACAGCCCAAGACCAGGCACACCAGGAGCAGAAAGAAAAGATCAAGTACCAGAAGAGGTTAAAACAGAGCGCCTTCTTCGTTTGCAGAAGTTAATTAGTAAGCAACAACTTGAGTTTAACCAGAGTATGGTAGGCAAAACTATACCTGTTCTATTTAGCGATAAAAAAGGTAAACACCAAAACCAAATTATTGGTAAAAGCCCATATATGCAATCAGTGTGCATTGATGATCCTGACGGTAAATACAGAGACAAAATAGTAAACGTGAAAGTGTTGGAAGCTCGGCAGAATAGTTTGTTGGGGTGTGGGCTTTAA